The following proteins are co-located in the Polystyrenella longa genome:
- a CDS encoding S1C family serine protease has translation MRLLIACFASALLASLFTVWLTSNSQSNSVLAQTGTGTSILEAPRNKEQVPLFEENLDNNGKEQRPQSESTALRITNEEAVNVAVYERVNKSVVNITARSQAGGLFFRNIPAEGAGSGMVIDTEGHILTNFHVIEDATQVEVNLFDGSSYEASLIGADPVNDIAVIKINAELDVLHPVTLGESSELKVGMKVYTIGNPFGLERTMTTGIISSLNRTLNVRDNRTIKAIIQIDAAVNPGNSGGPLLDTQGHLIGVNTAIASKNGQNAGVGFAIPVNLIARVVPQLIKFGRIIRPEIGIQHVYETDAGLLIETLTSGGPAELAGLRAPKIVSQRRGPFVVERLDRSFADLIVGIDGQEVQTVDDFLTYIETKKPGDRVIVEVLREGEKLRVPVQLTGSAPITRKATP, from the coding sequence ATGCGTCTGCTCATCGCCTGTTTTGCGTCTGCTTTACTTGCCAGCCTGTTCACTGTCTGGCTGACCTCTAACTCCCAATCAAATTCGGTCCTCGCCCAGACGGGAACAGGCACCTCGATTCTGGAGGCCCCTCGAAATAAGGAACAGGTTCCGCTATTCGAAGAGAACCTCGATAACAATGGCAAAGAACAGCGTCCGCAGAGCGAATCAACTGCGCTCCGAATCACAAACGAAGAGGCGGTGAACGTCGCTGTTTATGAACGAGTCAACAAAAGTGTGGTGAATATCACCGCTCGTTCCCAGGCCGGAGGTTTGTTCTTTCGCAACATTCCGGCGGAAGGGGCAGGATCGGGAATGGTGATCGACACGGAAGGCCATATCTTGACCAATTTCCACGTGATCGAAGATGCGACTCAGGTTGAAGTCAACCTGTTCGATGGCTCCAGCTACGAAGCCTCTCTCATCGGTGCCGACCCGGTAAACGATATCGCCGTTATTAAAATTAATGCAGAACTAGACGTTCTACATCCAGTCACGCTGGGCGAATCGAGCGAACTAAAAGTTGGCATGAAGGTTTACACCATCGGCAACCCCTTTGGCTTGGAACGAACGATGACCACCGGCATCATTTCCAGTTTGAACCGAACATTGAATGTTCGTGATAACCGTACCATTAAAGCCATCATTCAGATTGATGCCGCCGTTAATCCGGGAAACTCCGGCGGTCCGCTGCTTGATACTCAGGGACATCTGATTGGGGTGAATACCGCCATTGCCAGCAAGAACGGACAGAACGCAGGCGTTGGATTTGCCATTCCCGTAAATCTGATTGCACGAGTCGTGCCTCAGTTAATTAAATTCGGAAGAATCATTCGACCGGAAATCGGAATCCAACATGTCTACGAAACAGACGCTGGGCTACTGATTGAGACTTTAACTTCCGGCGGCCCTGCGGAACTGGCCGGTTTACGTGCCCCCAAAATTGTGTCTCAACGTCGTGGACCCTTCGTCGTAGAACGACTCGATCGTTCCTTCGCGGATTTGATCGTGGGCATCGATGGACAGGAAGTGCAGACAGTCGACGACTTCCTGACCTACATCGAAACCAAAAAGCCAGGAGACCGCGTTATCGTCGAGGTCCTGCGAGAAGGCGAGAAGCTCCGTGTGCCGGTCCAACTGACAGGTAGTGCTCCAATCACCCGCAAGGCAACTCCTTAA
- a CDS encoding SDR family NAD(P)-dependent oxidoreductase, translating to MRLANKVVVVTGGGTGIGKAICLRFAEEGGEIIVVDQNQETGKQTAEEIESAGGKACYLFCDLSLETEILALTASIQNKYDRIDVLVNNAAMFLLKGIDATREDWEQILSVNVIGYALTCKHLLPLLRKSSAGAIVNLGSISSFIAQPQFVTYNATKAAIVSMTRCLALDLAPENIRVNAVCPGTIWTQIVERLTKEAGLTREQADAHPDWGGAHMIPRIADPREVANAALFLASEEASFITAECLMVDGGYTAK from the coding sequence ATGCGTCTGGCAAATAAAGTTGTAGTCGTAACCGGCGGTGGGACCGGAATTGGAAAAGCGATCTGTCTCCGTTTCGCCGAAGAGGGAGGCGAGATTATTGTCGTTGATCAGAACCAGGAAACCGGTAAGCAAACAGCAGAGGAAATCGAATCCGCGGGAGGTAAGGCCTGTTACCTCTTCTGCGATCTTTCACTAGAGACGGAGATCCTCGCGCTCACAGCATCGATTCAAAACAAATACGATCGCATCGACGTGCTCGTCAACAATGCGGCGATGTTTCTGCTCAAAGGGATCGACGCCACTCGAGAAGATTGGGAACAGATTCTGTCAGTGAATGTCATTGGTTATGCGCTTACCTGCAAACACCTCCTCCCGTTACTCCGGAAGTCGAGTGCAGGAGCGATCGTGAACCTGGGATCCATATCCAGCTTTATTGCCCAACCCCAGTTCGTTACTTACAACGCTACGAAAGCGGCCATTGTAAGTATGACTCGCTGCCTGGCGTTGGATCTCGCTCCTGAGAATATCCGCGTAAATGCCGTCTGCCCAGGAACCATCTGGACACAAATCGTGGAACGGCTCACTAAGGAAGCAGGCTTAACCCGTGAACAAGCAGACGCCCACCCCGACTGGGGAGGGGCTCATATGATCCCCCGCATTGCCGACCCTCGGGAAGTCGCCAATGCCGCACTCTTCCTAGCGTCGGAAGAGGCTTCTTTTATCACTGCTGAATGCCTGATGGTCGATGGCGGCTACACTGCTAAGTAA
- a CDS encoding 6-phosphofructokinase, translated as MRRIAILTAGGDTPALNATIYGAVERSNQLGIEVYGIMKGFSGLLDSRVPHVNLNPLFVTIPEIDPCCGGTAIGASRTYISSEDAQELQKIAHRLKQLKIDGVVCIGGDGTISGMQSLCELFPCVLAPKTIDNDLGLNYINEPNEWHLNPETDEQPGFHHRREHESIALDEIVNYATPGYATAVFVAVQAIERIRTTAESHRRIAIVEVMGRHSGYIALGSAYGQPDMILLPEVPLDFPAFSQRVRELYDRQKNVVIVVGEGIVDQEGKPLGAAHASTDPAGNILLDGAAESLKKMLADDFGSEYFSNLRRHESAAQAIFTRKVGHTQRGGRPIRFDRFYATQLGGKAVDLLVEGQNNSLSTLCYQENSGFSLGALHANKLRDQWGRIHARTVHPSLYDDHRFQPSRLGIDYLSPIFNNAIGSDDLELFRSTFFQRGNLTSRYQSVNVDMQKRIRYLED; from the coding sequence ATGCGACGCATCGCTATTCTGACCGCAGGAGGAGATACTCCCGCTTTGAATGCCACCATTTATGGGGCGGTTGAACGGTCTAATCAGCTTGGTATCGAAGTTTATGGCATTATGAAGGGATTCTCTGGTCTGCTGGATAGCCGAGTCCCTCACGTAAATCTGAATCCATTATTTGTAACGATCCCCGAAATCGACCCCTGCTGTGGAGGGACCGCTATTGGAGCCTCGCGGACGTATATCTCTTCAGAAGACGCGCAGGAACTCCAGAAGATTGCTCACCGACTGAAGCAATTGAAGATTGATGGAGTTGTCTGTATCGGCGGGGATGGAACGATCAGTGGAATGCAATCGCTGTGCGAGTTGTTCCCCTGCGTGCTAGCCCCCAAAACGATTGATAATGACTTGGGGTTAAATTACATCAACGAACCCAATGAGTGGCATCTGAATCCAGAAACAGACGAACAACCGGGATTTCATCATCGACGAGAGCATGAATCTATCGCTCTGGATGAGATCGTCAACTACGCGACGCCCGGATATGCCACTGCCGTCTTTGTGGCTGTTCAGGCGATTGAGCGTATTCGGACGACTGCCGAGAGTCATCGGCGAATTGCGATTGTTGAAGTCATGGGCCGTCATTCCGGTTACATTGCACTCGGATCGGCTTACGGCCAACCAGATATGATTCTGCTTCCCGAAGTCCCGCTCGACTTTCCTGCATTCAGCCAACGTGTCCGGGAACTTTATGATCGCCAGAAAAACGTGGTCATCGTTGTCGGAGAAGGGATTGTAGACCAGGAAGGAAAACCACTTGGAGCCGCCCATGCCAGCACCGACCCGGCCGGAAATATTCTTCTCGATGGAGCGGCCGAATCATTAAAGAAAATGTTGGCAGATGATTTTGGTAGCGAATACTTCAGCAATCTGCGACGGCATGAGTCGGCAGCTCAAGCGATCTTCACGCGTAAGGTCGGGCATACACAACGCGGCGGACGTCCAATTCGCTTTGATCGTTTTTACGCCACTCAACTGGGCGGGAAGGCGGTCGACCTGCTGGTTGAGGGGCAGAATAACTCACTTTCGACTTTGTGCTACCAGGAGAACTCCGGGTTTTCACTGGGGGCACTTCATGCGAACAAATTACGCGATCAGTGGGGGCGAATTCATGCCAGGACAGTTCATCCCAGCTTGTACGATGACCATCGCTTTCAGCCTTCGCGACTGGGGATCGATTATCTTTCCCCCATTTTCAATAACGCGATCGGTTCCGATGACCTCGAACTTTTTCGCAGTACCTTTTTCCAACGGGGAAATCTGACTTCGCGGTATCAGTCCGTGAACGTCGATATGCAAAAACGAATTCGTTATCTCGAAGACTGA
- the mtnA gene encoding S-methyl-5-thioribose-1-phosphate isomerase, giving the protein MASLIHKDLSTLRWDGELPGTLNMIDQTLLPEQFLRIDCNTPEETWQAIKRLSVRGAPAIGVAAAYGLILGVQHNAHLSQNEFLEKLNITADYLAESRPTAVNLFWALDRMRQTAATHADLETPQLLERLLAEARAIEQEDQAMCIAMGEFGQTLLKEGQGVLTHCNAGALATSGSGTALSVFYAAARAGKKIHVYADETRPLLQGARLTSWELQNNDIEVTLICDSMAGWVMKEKRVQAVITGADRVAANGDAANKIGTYSVSLLAKAHGIPFYIVAPSSTFDFALATGDSIPIEQRDPTEISHGCGKQTAPAGVHIYNPAFDVTPAENITAIVTEKGIISPVTTENIAAMLKG; this is encoded by the coding sequence ATGGCCTCGCTGATTCATAAAGACTTGTCCACATTGCGGTGGGATGGTGAACTTCCCGGCACTCTGAACATGATCGATCAAACGCTCCTGCCGGAGCAATTCCTGCGGATCGATTGCAATACCCCTGAAGAAACCTGGCAAGCCATAAAACGCCTCTCTGTGAGAGGCGCCCCTGCGATCGGTGTCGCCGCCGCCTACGGGCTGATACTGGGTGTTCAACACAACGCTCACCTGTCGCAGAATGAGTTTTTAGAGAAGCTGAACATCACAGCCGATTACCTCGCGGAAAGTCGCCCCACTGCCGTCAACCTGTTCTGGGCTCTCGACCGCATGCGACAGACGGCTGCTACGCATGCCGACCTGGAGACTCCCCAATTACTCGAACGCTTGCTGGCCGAAGCCCGCGCTATCGAACAGGAAGACCAGGCGATGTGCATCGCCATGGGCGAATTCGGTCAAACACTGCTGAAAGAAGGGCAGGGAGTATTAACTCATTGCAATGCGGGGGCCCTGGCGACTTCCGGATCAGGCACCGCGCTGTCGGTTTTTTACGCCGCAGCCCGTGCCGGCAAAAAGATTCATGTTTACGCCGACGAAACCCGTCCGCTGCTCCAAGGCGCTCGATTAACCTCGTGGGAACTCCAGAACAACGACATCGAAGTCACCCTTATCTGTGACTCCATGGCAGGTTGGGTGATGAAAGAAAAAAGAGTCCAAGCCGTTATCACCGGTGCTGACCGGGTCGCCGCCAATGGAGATGCCGCCAACAAAATCGGGACCTACTCCGTATCACTACTGGCGAAGGCACATGGAATTCCTTTTTACATAGTGGCCCCTTCCAGCACGTTTGATTTCGCTCTAGCGACGGGAGACTCCATTCCTATTGAGCAACGGGATCCGACCGAGATTTCTCATGGCTGTGGCAAACAGACGGCCCCCGCCGGAGTGCATATCTACAATCCGGCGTTCGATGTGACCCCTGCAGAGAACATCACCGCGATCGTCACGGAGAAGGGAATCATCTCTCCCGTGACTACGGAAAACATCGCCGCAATGCTCAAAGGTTAA
- a CDS encoding SIR2 family protein, which produces MPAFTAQCPTCKAKFKIPDDSLIGKKTHCKKCGGAMVLKPEGDAEPEEGESSITDEIRTLQPIASRRQSVSSKKAPPAPKEKSKAKPDRPKVKADKRVLMISLVATISLLIVVAFLMAAFIFLPQLFNSDVSPDGEDAPAVEADP; this is translated from the coding sequence TTGCCTGCCTTCACTGCTCAATGCCCGACTTGTAAGGCCAAGTTCAAAATTCCCGATGACAGTCTAATCGGGAAAAAGACCCACTGTAAAAAATGCGGTGGAGCGATGGTTCTGAAGCCCGAAGGTGATGCCGAACCTGAAGAAGGTGAATCTTCAATCACCGATGAGATTCGTACACTGCAACCGATCGCTTCCCGCCGACAGAGTGTTTCCAGTAAAAAGGCTCCCCCCGCTCCCAAAGAAAAGAGCAAGGCGAAACCGGACCGTCCGAAGGTAAAAGCGGACAAACGCGTTTTGATGATCAGCCTGGTCGCGACGATCTCATTGTTGATCGTCGTTGCTTTCCTGATGGCCGCCTTTATCTTCTTGCCGCAGCTTTTTAATAGCGATGTATCCCCGGACGGTGAAGACGCCCCAGCAGTCGAAGCGGATCCCTAA
- a CDS encoding MFS transporter — protein sequence MASTTESDVPPLWRDRSFWGMTITQFLGAFNDNLFKQTILLFCIDLYLAGGTNHQTTATGLFSLAFVLFSGFAGYLADKYSKRKIIVLCKVAEIVVMLLGLLAFAVGVWVPGPLLWMLIVVLCCMGIQSAFFGPSKYGILPEMLHNDDLPQANGLIQMTTFVAIIMGTALAGYGKESSEGALWVIGLFCVIIAVVGTLTSLLIRRTPIAKPDLQFQPSAMVMTPSTRKMLWGDKLLLSVLLISSLFWFVGGAVLMAVNLLGKELMQLGDGRTSILSACMGAGIGIGCLLAGRLSHQQINFKLVRNGAWGIAGFLMLVPLMGQYSVLPLPASSELVAAQTEEQSVTADTEIEPITNTDGVVAEDDALTAYWKSESLWDKMIPINFWEFATRFSLMGVGLFAGLFAVPLQTFMQSRPPADQKGQMIGAMNLINWIGILLSAIFLGVMDSILMKAGLSQKWIFPILAVMMIPVALFFKPSSEKLSHSVTPRASEPATNPDNASENAEPNS from the coding sequence ATGGCTAGTACAACAGAATCAGATGTACCCCCGTTATGGCGAGACCGTTCATTCTGGGGAATGACCATCACTCAGTTCCTGGGCGCCTTTAACGACAATCTTTTCAAACAGACGATCTTGCTATTTTGCATCGACCTCTATCTGGCTGGAGGAACCAATCACCAGACAACGGCAACCGGCTTGTTCTCTCTGGCTTTTGTCCTGTTCTCTGGATTCGCAGGATACCTGGCGGACAAATACAGCAAACGCAAAATCATTGTGCTCTGTAAAGTTGCCGAAATCGTCGTCATGCTTCTGGGATTGCTCGCTTTTGCCGTTGGAGTCTGGGTACCTGGTCCCCTGTTATGGATGCTGATCGTTGTTCTGTGCTGTATGGGAATTCAAAGTGCGTTCTTCGGTCCGTCCAAGTATGGCATCCTTCCGGAAATGTTGCACAACGATGATCTCCCTCAAGCGAACGGCCTCATCCAGATGACCACCTTCGTGGCCATTATAATGGGCACAGCTCTCGCCGGTTACGGTAAAGAATCAAGTGAAGGAGCTCTCTGGGTGATCGGTCTGTTTTGTGTCATCATTGCCGTTGTTGGCACACTGACGTCCCTTCTTATTCGCCGCACCCCGATCGCAAAACCTGATTTGCAGTTTCAACCCTCAGCGATGGTTATGACCCCCAGCACCCGTAAGATGCTATGGGGAGACAAACTGCTGTTGTCTGTTCTGCTGATCTCTTCCCTCTTCTGGTTTGTTGGTGGCGCTGTTCTGATGGCAGTCAACCTATTGGGTAAAGAGCTAATGCAGCTCGGTGACGGAAGAACCAGCATCCTTTCTGCCTGCATGGGGGCTGGGATCGGTATCGGGTGCCTGCTCGCTGGCCGATTGTCGCATCAGCAAATCAACTTCAAACTGGTTCGCAATGGAGCCTGGGGAATTGCTGGTTTCCTGATGCTAGTCCCGCTCATGGGACAGTACAGCGTACTTCCATTGCCTGCCTCCTCCGAATTAGTTGCCGCACAGACTGAAGAACAATCAGTAACAGCAGACACAGAGATCGAACCCATTACGAACACAGACGGAGTGGTTGCTGAAGACGATGCTTTAACCGCATACTGGAAATCAGAATCGCTGTGGGACAAAATGATCCCGATTAATTTCTGGGAATTTGCCACCCGGTTTTCTTTAATGGGAGTGGGACTCTTTGCAGGGCTCTTCGCCGTGCCGTTACAAACGTTTATGCAGTCGCGTCCGCCTGCCGATCAAAAAGGCCAAATGATTGGTGCGATGAACCTGATCAACTGGATTGGTATTCTGTTGTCAGCCATATTCCTGGGAGTCATGGATTCGATCCTGATGAAGGCCGGGCTATCCCAGAAGTGGATATTTCCGATACTCGCCGTGATGATGATTCCTGTCGCCCTGTTCTTCAAACCATCAAGTGAAAAACTATCCCACTCGGTTACTCCCCGCGCCAGTGAACCTGCTACGAATCCCGACAACGCCTCGGAGAATGCTGAGCCCAATTCCTGA